The Carbonactinospora thermoautotrophica nucleotide sequence CAGCAGTTGCGGGATGAGCACGCGCAGCGCCGCCACGGTCGCGGCGCGGTTCCCGCCGCCGTCGTGCAGCAGGATCACCGAGCCGGGCGCGAGCTGCCGGTGTACCTGCCGGACGATGCTCGCGGCACTGCGGCCGCGCTCCCAGTCACGTGGGTCCACCGACCACCCCAGCGGTTGCATCTCCTGCGCGGCCGCCGCCGTCGTGAGCCGCGGCGACCAGTTCCCTCCCGGGGCGCGGAAGTACCGCACGCGCGCGCCCGGGGCGACCTGCTCGATCAGCCGCTTGGCGGCGCCGATCTCGTACTGGACGCGGTCGTCCGGCCTGCGCCGCAGCCGATCGTCATGGGTCATGGTGTGGTCGCACAGCCAGTGGCCGTCCGCCACGATCTGCCGGACCAGCTCGGGGTGGGCGCGGACCTGCGTGCCGATCAGGCAGAACGTGGCCCGCACCCGGTACTGGCGCAGCAGTGCCAGCACTTGCGGCGTGTACCGGGGGTGGGGGCCGTCGTCCAAGGTGAGCGCTACCCACCTGCCCGGCCGGTGCGCCATGCCGGTCATGACGGCAGCGGTCACCGGGTCAGCGGTCACCGGCTCCTGGCGGGCCGGCTGCGGCGGCGTGACCCGCCCGGTCGAGGGCGGCCGGGTCGGCGGCGTGACCCACCCGGTCCAGGACGGCCGGGTCGGCCGTGGCATGGGGGACGGCGTGAGCACGGCCAGCGTGTTCGCCGACGGCAGCGCGGCTGTCCCGATCGGCACTCCAGGGGCCGTGCGCACTCTCGCGGACGGGGCCGGCTGGGCCGCGGCGACGCCGAATACCAGCACGGCCAGCGTCAACCCCATGCTCAGCGCGGGCAGCACCCAACGGTGAAGCGGAAACCCGAATCGCGACATGCGCGAACCCCCTGCTTTACCCACGATGGCGATCACTCTAACCCGACGCACGGCGGCCTGGTTCCGCTGCGCGTCCCGGCGCGACCGTGGGCCGGCAAGGGCTGTCCGCCCGGCGCCGGGCGGACAGCCAGGATGATCAACAGGCCGGGCGGGAAACCCGTCACGGCCCGCACCCGTTGGAACGATGGGGCCGATCCGGTCGGAAGACACCCTGTGAGGTACCAGTAGGCCGCCGCCCAGCGACGGGCGCGGTGTCGAGGATGGATGTGAGCGCATGAGAGCGCGTTCGGCCGTTTCCCGGGTAGGGGCCGTGCTGGCCGTACTCGGCCTGGCCGCCGTGCTGCCGCTGGCGCTGGCGGCGCCCGCGGCCGGGGCCCAGGACTACGCGGCGCGGGCTGCGGCGGCGTTCAAGTCCGGTGACCGCGTGTACGTGGACCCGGAAGCCCGCCAGGTGCCGCCGGACCAGTTGGCGCGCATCGAGCAGCGGGTGAGCGGGGCGAACCCGCCGGTGTTCCTGGCGATCCTGCCGGCGCTCAGCGACCAGGAACTGGGCGCCATGCCGGAGAAGCTGTTCCAGCAGACCCGCCAGCAGGGCGTGTACGCGGTGCTGGCCGGCACCGTGTTCCACGCGGGCGCCTCCAGAGGGGTCGGTCTGGAGCGCGGCGAGGCGGGCGAGCTGGCCAAACGCGCCGCCGAGAACCACCCGGGCGACTTCGCGGGCGGCATCGACCAGTTCGTGTCGGACGTGACGGCCGCCGCCCGAGGCGAGTCCCCGGGCGGCGGGGGCGGTTTGGGCCTGCTGGCCGTGGCCGTGCTCGTGCTCGGCGGGGTGGGCATGTTCGCGTGGCGTCGTTCCCAGCGGACCAAGGAACGCCTCCGGGCCGCGGAGCTGGCCAAGGTGCGTCGTGTCGTGGACGAGGACATCACCGCGTACGGCGAGGAGCTCCACCGGCTGGAGTTCGACCCGGCGCGGGTCGACGAGGCGACCCGCGCCGACTACCAGCGGGCGCTTGACCTGTACGAGCGGGCCAAGCTGGAGATGGCGGCCGTGCGCCGGCCTGAGGACGTCCGCCAGGTGACCCAGGTGTTGGAGGAGGGCCGGTACGCGTTGGCCTGCGCGGCGGCGCGCCTGGCCGGCCGGCCGCTCCCGGAGCGGCGCCCGCCCTGCTTCTTCGATCCCCGGCACGGGCCCTCCGCGACCGACGTGGTGTGGGCCCCGCCCGGGGGCGCGCCCCGGCAGGTTCCGGTGTGCCGGGCGGATGCCGCGCGGATCGCCGACGGGCTGGACCCGATGGTGCGGACCGTGGAGATCGAACCCGGGCGGCGGGTGCCGTACTACCATGCCGGCCCCGCGTACGCGGGGTGGGCCGGTGGCTACTTCGACGCCTTCGGCGGGCTGCTGCCCGCGCTGCTGGTCGGCACCATGCTGGGCTCGATGCTGAGCCCGCCGATGCCGGGCGGCTGGGGTTTTCCCGGCGGGGAGGCCGGGGGCGAAGACAACGGCTGGGGGGAGGAGCCCGGCGGCGGGGACTTCGACTTCGGGGATTTCGGCGGCTTCGACGGCGGGGGCGGCGACTGGTGACGCGCGTCGGCCCGGGCCGACGCGCGCCAGCGGTCAGCCGCGCTGCTCGGTGGTGGCCGTGCGCCACGCGCGCAGCGCGAAGCCGGCCGCGTCGGCCGGGGTGAGCACGGGCTTCGGCAACGTGGGATCCACGCCCTTGTCCCGGGAGAGTTGCGGCCCGGGCACGCCGTCCGGTCCGCGGAACCCGTCGCGCAGCAGGCTTCGGCGCGCGTCGGTGGTGATCAGGTACCGCCGGAACTCCTCGGCCGCCCGGTTCTCGCCGCGGCCGAGTACGAGGTACGGGTAGTCCAGGCTCGGCGTGCCGTCCGACGGGTAGATCGCGGCCAGCCGCGAGGCGGTGCCGTTGCTGGAGTTGTGCCGCCAGACCGTCTGCTCGCTCACCGGGAACGCCACCGCCTCGCTGGACCGGCCGGCGGTCCGGGTCACCTGGTTGACGAGGTCGGTGACGCGCGGGGAGGTGCGGGGAGCGAGGCCGCGCAGCAGCGCCAGGTACGCGGTGTGGTCCTGGGGTGAGGAGGCGGCCGTGGGCTGGGCGGCGATGAGAGCGGCGAGGCCGACGGCGTTGCGCGTCGGATCGGGCAGCGCCACGCGGAACCGCTGGACCGCCTGCGCCCAGGTGACCTGCAGGTTCGGCCAGCCCAGCGGCCGCGCCCGTGGCTCGGCCATGGCGAGCACGACGGCGCTGGTCGCCACCGAGGCGCCCTTGTCCGGGGTGATGAGTGCCCCGTGCGGAGTGCTGCGCGCCTGGGTGAGCCACAGGGAGGAATCCGGGATCCAGACGTCCGGCAGCGTGCTCGGGGTCGTGGTGCCGCTCTCCGCGAGATCGCGCGCGACCTTTTCGGGCTCCACGGCCTCGACGGTGACCTCCGCGCAAGACTCCTGGAGCCGCTCGCCGTAGCCGGCGGCGATCCGTTGGAGCGAGGGGGCGATGTCCGGCGCCGCCGCGATCGTGATCTCCGAGCAACTGGGGACGCCCTCCTGGCTGAGCGCCCAGCCGCCCACGCCGAGGAGCGCCGCCACGGTGACGACGCCTGAGATGAGTCCGAGTTTCAAGGCACCCCGCTGTTCCCGCCTCAGAGCGTGTTGCGGAACCGCTGTTCGATCAGCGAGCCGGTCATCCCGCCGGCAAGGCGGAGGACAAGCCACGTACCGGCGTGGCTTGTCCGGCCTTCGGCCGAAGCGACGCTGTGCCGTGCGGGGGACACCCCCGCACCCCCGGTAGCCGGCGTGGATGCGGGGGCCGGCGAGCCGGACAAGTGGTTTCGCAACACGCTCTCAGCCCAGAGCCGTGTCGATCCGTCACTGCTGCTGTCCCTTTCGGACGAGGGATGCTTCCGGGAGAGTGGTCGCGGTGTCAAGAGACAGGCCGTATTTCGATCATCTTCACTCGCGCGTCGTTGTGTCCTGGCACACTCGGAGGCGCCGGTTCTTTCCGCAGCGTCATCGGGTAGGGGGGCACTCATGGGCGATAAGCTCGAGAAAACAGAATTCACGCGCGAGGACCGTGCTCAGTACCGCAAGAAGGTCAAGCGGTGTCTTGAGGTCCTGGAACGGATGCTCCAGGAGAACCGGTTCGAGAAACACCGTAAGCTCATCGGGCTGGAAATCGAACTGAACCTGGCGGATGATCGCGGGCATCCGCGCATGATGAACGAGGAGGTGTTGGCCCGGATCGCCAGCCAGGACTTCCAGACCGAGCTCGGCCAGTTCAACATCGAGGTCAACGTCGCCCCCCACAAGCTCGTGGGGACGGTGTTCAGCGAGTTGACCGAAGAACTGCGGACCAGCCTCAATTACGCCGACCGCAAGGCGAACGAGCTGGGCGGCCAGATCATCATGATCGGCATCCTGCCGACGTTGATGGACACGCACATGAGCGCGGAGAACTTCTCTCGAAACGCGCGGTATGCCCTGCTCAACGAGCAGATCATCAACGTGCGCGGCGAGGACATCCACCTGTCCATCGAAGGCGTGGAGAAGCTGCAGACCAGCGTCAGCTCGATCCTGCCCGAGGCCGGGTGCACCAGCGTGCAGTTCCACCTGCAGGTGGATCCGGAGGCTTTCGCCTCGTACTGGAACGCGGCCCAGGCGGCGGTCGGCGCGCAGATCGCCCTGGGTGCCAACTCGCCTTTCCTGTTCGGCCGGGAGCTGTGGCGGGAGACCCGGACGGTGCTGTTCGAGCAGGCGACCGACACCCGCACCGAGGAACTGATCGCCCAAGGGGTCCGGCCCCGAGTCTGGTTCGGCGAGCGTTGGATCGGCTCCGTGCTCGACCTGTTCCACGAGAACGTCCGCTACTTCCCGGCGTTGCTGCCGCTGTGCGAGGACGAGGACCCGGTGGATGTGCTCGAGCACGGCGGTGTGCCACACCTGCGCGAGCTGCGGCTGCACAACGGCACGGTCTACCGGTGGAACCGGCCGGTCTACGACGTCGCGCGCGGCAAGCCGCACCTGCGGGTGGAGAACCGGGTGCTGCCGGCCGGCCCGACCGTGGTGGACACGATCGCCAACGCCGCCTTCTACTACGGCCTGGTGCGCACACTGGCCGAGGAGGAGTGCCCGGTATGGATGAGGATGTCGTTCTCGGCGGCTGCTCAGAATTTCCACACCGCGGCCCGGCACGGCATCGACGCGGAGTTGTACTGGCCCGGGCTCGGCACCATGCCGGCCACCGAGCTGGTGTTGCGGAAGCTGTTGCCGATGGCGTACGAGGGGCTGGACGCCTGGCGCATCGAACCGGCCGAGCGCGATCTTTACCTGGGCATCATCGAGCAGCGTTGCCTGACCCGCACCAACGGCGCGGCCTGGCAGAGCCGGATGTTCCATTACTGCTATGAGACCAAGAGGATGGACCGGATCGAGGCGTTGGAGACGATGACGCGGCGGTACAGCGAGCTGATGCGCGGCAACGAACCGGTGCACACCTGGCCGGTGGATTAGCCGGCCTCGGTATACGTATTCCGGAACGCGGTCAGCCAATTCCTGTCGTATTTCCGCCAGTTTCATTTCTGGGCGCGTCGTACCCGTTACTCTGCCATACAACGGTCCAAAGAGGGTGAATCGGATCTGCTGACCAGCGCGTGCGCATGCCGCGCGTCCTCCATCCATCCGGGAGAGCCTGGCAACCACCGACCCGCCGACTCGCCACGGCAGCGTCCCGACTCGGGGCGGTGACGCTGTCGTGGTGCTGTTCGGCTCGCCGGCCCCGCATCGACGCCGGCTGCCGAGGACGCGGGGGCGTACCGCGAAACGCCGCCCCGTACGGAGCGCACATCGGACAACCGCGGCGCGCCCGCATCCCGTCACACCGGCGGTACCCGCCCGCCTCAGCGGCGGCCCGCCAGCAGGCCGGCCACCGCGTAGGTGGGGGATCGGTCCAGGTTGTGCCGGGCCCGGTCGTATCGCCGGGTCGTGCGCGGATCGGCGTGTCCCAGCAGGTCCTGTACGTCCCGCAGTTCCGCACCGGCGTCCAGGGCGAGCGTCGCGCAGGCGTGCCGCAGGTCGTGGGGGTGCAACCGGTCCGCCAGGTGCGGCAGGCAGTCCCGGGCGAGCCGCCGCAGCAGCCGCCAGACCGCGTGCCGGTCCATCGGCCGGCCGGTCGCCGTCGCCACCAGCGGGCCGGAGTCCCGCCCCGCCAGGTACCGCTCCAAGGCGTCGATCGCGCGCGGCGGGATCACCATGCGCTGGCGGCGCCCGCCCTTGCGGGTCACGGTGAGCACCCGGTGGCCGCGCTCGTACCCCAGGTCCTCCACCCGGGCCCGGCACAGCTCGCTCACCCGCAGCCCGAGCAGGAGCAGCAGCTGCACCACCACGGCGGTGCGCGGGGAGTGCGCCTCGGCCGCGTCGAGCAGGATGACCGCCTCTTCCTTCGACAGGCCGGTCGATTGGACGTTGTCCCCGACCTTCGGCCGGCGCACCCGGGCGGCCGGGTTGCGGGCCAGCACGCCCTCCTCGACCGCATACGCGTAGAAGCCGGACAGCGCCGACAGCCGGCGGGAGATCGTGGCCGGCGCGGCCCCGTCCCGGCGCTGCTGCTCGGTGTAGGCGTCCAGGTGCGCGCGGGTGACGGCCAGCATGTCCACCTCGTGGCGCGCGCACCAGGCGGCGAAGTGCGCGAGATCCCGCTGGTACGCCTCGCGGGTGTTGCCCTGGTGCGACAGCAGGAACGCGGCGGCCAGCCGCTCGACGGTCGGCCGCGACCCGGCGGAGCCGGGCAGCCGGGCCGCGACCGGGACGAGTTCACCCTCAACGATCATGTCGCTGTTCACGGTAACGCCTCGCGCCCGCTCCGGGCGGCACGGATGGAGGCGGCGACGCCGGCGCGGCGGGCCAGCGCGGAACACCTCGCGTGGTCTGCCTTCGCGGCACACAGCGCTGAGCAGCCTCGCAGAAGGCCGGTCCGGTATCCGTGATCCTGGCCAGGGACTCGGCTACCCGCCCAGCCGCGCGACCGCGTTCACCATCCCGGACGTGACCAGGGCGCAGTCGGCCTCGTCGATCACGTACGGCGGCATCGTGTAGACCAGCCGGCCGAACGGGCGGATCCAGATGCCCTGCTCCACCAGCAGTGGCTGGAAGGTGGCCAGGTCGACCGGCTCGCGGGTCTCGATCACCCCGATCGCGCCGAGCACGCGCACGTCGGCCACGGCCGGCAGGTCGCGGGCCGGGGCCAGGCCCTCGCGCAGCCAGCCCTCGATCGTGGTGATCTTCTCCTGCCACGGCTGGGAGAGCAGCAGCTCGACGCTGGCCGCGGCGACCGCGCAGGCGAGTGGGTTGGCCATGAAGGTGGGCCCGTGCATGAGCGCGCCGGTCCGGTTGACGGTCTCGGCCACGCGCTCGGTGGTGAGCGTCGCGGCGAGCGTCAGGTACCCGCCGGTGAGCGCCTTGCCCAGGCACATGATGTCCGGGCTGATCCCGGCGTGCTCGGACGCGAACAGCCGGCCCGTCCGGCCGAACCCGGTCGCGATCTCGTCGCAGATCAGCAGCACGTCGTACGCGTCGCACAGCTCGCGCACCCGCTTCAGGTAGGCGGGGGAGTAGAACCGCATGCCGCCCGCGCCCTGCACGACCGGCTCCAGGATGACCGCGGCGACCTCCTCCCGGTGGGCGTCGAGCAGCCCGGCCAGCTCGGCGACGTGCGACTCCTCGAACGGGGTGTCGAAGCCGGCGGGCGGTTCGGGGGCGAACAGGTGGCGGGGCAGCACCCCGGAGAACAGGTGGTGCATGCCGTTCACCGGGTCGCACACCGACATGGCCGCGAACGTGTCGCCGTGGTACCCGCCGCGCACGGTGAGCAGCCGGGACTTGCGCGGCCGGCCCAGCGCGTACCAGTACTGGACCGCCATCTTGATGGCCACCTCGACCGACACCGAGCCCGAGTCGCAGAAGAACACCCGGGTCAGCGGCTCCGGCGTGAGGGCCACGAGCAGTTCGGCGAGCCGCACCGCCGGCGGATGGGTGAGCCCGCCGAACATCACGTGCGCCATCGCGTCCAACTGGTCGCGGACCGCCTGGTTCAGCACCGGGTGGTTGTAGCCGTGGATCGCCGCCCACCACGACGACATCCCGTCGACCAGCTCGCGCCCGTCGGCCAACCGCAGGCGCACCCCGGATGCGGCGACCACCGGGTACACCGGGTACGGCGGCGGCACGGCCGTGTACGGGTGCCAGATGTGCTCCCGGTCGAAGGCGAGCAGCTTCCCTGTGTCGATGGCGGGGTCGATAGCAGCGTCCATGGCAGGGGAGCGTGCCAAACGCTCGCCCAGTGCCGGTGGCCGGGGTCACGTTGGCGGACCGCTGACGTTGCGCTCCGGGTTCGGCGTCCCGAAGGCGAGGGTCAACCGAAGAGCAGGCGGAAATCCCGCACCGCAAAGCTCGCCAGGGGACGGCGCCCGGCCAGGAACCCCAGCGGCCCGTCCGGGGCCGCGGCCAGCCGGCCGCTGCCGAGCTCGACCCGCCCGGACATCACCGCCCGCGTCCGCAGCGCCCGCCCGGCCAGCTCCTGGACGACCTGCCCACGCAGCGGCACGCGGCCGGGCAGGGCGAGCCATGCCCGGAACCCTCCCCGGGCCAGCTCGCGCTCCCCCGCATACGCGGTCGCCCGGAACACCGGCTCGTGGACCAGCTCGAAGCGGGCCAGCTCCTTGGGAAACCCCCACAGCTCCCGTCCGCCGTCCCGAGACTCCGGGCTGTCCACCCAGATACGGGTGACCGTGGCCAGCGGTGCCGCGCCGGACCGCAGGAGGACCAGCGTGAGCAGCTCGTGGTAGCGCAGGACACCGCCCGCCTGGTAGTCCACCCAGGCGGTGACGACGACCCCGTGCCGGCCGAAGGTGACCGGCCGCGTGCCCGGCGGCAGCGGCCCGGGCAGGTCCGCGGCCGGGACGCGCCACACCGAGCCGTACAGCTGGCCGCACAGGCGCCAGGGAGCGGGCGGGTACGCCATGGCGTCACGGTACCGGGGAATGTCGCCGGGTTTGCGAATGATGTGGGTGGGAATCCCGTTACCGGCGAGTAGTACCAATGAGTAACATTTGAGTGCGACAGGGATCACACCCAAGGGGGTGGCCCATGACTGCGGTGACCACGCCTGGCCCCGGCCAGCAGCCCACCGAACCCACCCGCCCGACTCCCCCGACCCAGGTCGGCGAGCACGAGGCCCGGCAGGTGGCCGAGGCCGCGCGGGAGACCGTCTGGCGCAAGCCCAGCTTCGCCAAGGAGCTGTTCCTCGGGCGGTTCCGGCTGAACCAGATCCACCCGCATCCCAGAGCGACCGAGGAGGCCCGGCTCAAGGGTGAGGCGTTCCTGCGCAAGCTCCGGGCCTTCTGCGAGACCATCGACGGGCGACGCATCGAGCGCGAGGCGCGCATCCCCGACGAGGTGGTGCGCGGCCTGAAGGAGCTCGGCGCCTTCGGCATGAAGATCGACGAGAAGTACGGCGGGTTGGGCCTGTCGCAGGTCTACTACAACCGCGCGCTCATGCTCGTCGGCTCGGCCAGCCCGGCCATCGGCGCGCTGCTGTCGGCCCACCAGTCCATCGGCGTGCCCCAGCCGCTCAAGCTCTTCGGCACCGAGGAGCAGAAACGCCGCTTCCTGCCCCGGCTCGCGGCCGGTGAGATCAGCGCGTTCCTGCTGACCGAGCCGGACGTCGGCAGCGACCCCGCCCGGCTCGCCACCACCGCGGTGCCGACCGAGGACGGCAGCGCGTACCTCCTCAACGGCGTCAAGCTCTGGACCACCAACGGCGTGGTCGCCGACCTGCTGGTCGTCATGGCCCGCGTCCCGCGCGGCGAGGGCCACCCCGGCGGGATCACCGCGTTCGTCGTCGAGGCCGACTCGCCCGGCATCACCGTCGAGAACCGCAACGCCTTCATGGGCCTGCGCGGCATCGAGAACGGCGTCACCCGGTTCCACGACGTCCGGGTGCCGGCGGAGAACCGCATCGGCCAGGAGGGCCAGGGCCTCAAGATCGCCCTGACCACCCTCAACACCGGCCGCCTGTCCCTGCCGGCCATGTGTGCGGGCGCCGCCAAGTGGTGTGTGAAGATCGCCCGGGAGTGGTCCGACGCGCGGGTCCAGTGGGGCCGGCCCATCGCCCAGCACGAGGCGATCGCCCAGAAGATCGCGTTCATGGCCGCCACCACCTTCGCGATGGAGGCCGTGCTGGACCTGTCCAGCCAGCTCGCCGACGACGCCACCAACGACATCCGCATCGAGGCCGCGCTGGCCAAGTTGTACGGCTCGGAGATGGCGTGGCTGATCGCGGACGAGCTGGTTCAGATCCGCGGCGGGCGCGGGTACGAGACCGCCGAGTCCCTCGCCGCCCGAGGCGAGCGCGCGGTCCCGGCCGAGCAGCTCCTACGCGACATGCGCATCAACCGGATCTTCGAGGGCTCGACCGAGATCATGCACCTGTTCATCGCCCGCGAGGCGGTGGACACCCACCTCTCGGTCGCCGGCGACATCATCGAGCCGGACAAGCCGTTCCCGGTCAAGGCGCGGGCCGCCGCCCGGGCCGCCGTGTTCTACGCCGGCTGGCTGCCCAAGCTGCTGGCGGGCAAGGGCACGCTGCCCGGCGCGTACGGTGAGTTCGGCCCGCTGGCCCGGCACGTCCGGTACGTCGAGCGAGCCAGCCGCAAGCTCGCCCGCTCTACCTTCTACGGCATGGCCCGCTGGCAGGGCCGGCTGCAGTGGAAGCAGGCGTTCCTCGCCCGCGTCGTCGACATCGGCGCCGAGTTGTTCGCGATGAGCGCCGCCTGCGTGCGCGCCCGGATGCTCCGCGACGACGAGCCTGAGCACGCCGACGCCGCGTACGAACTAGCCGACGCGTTCTGCTGTCAGGCCCGGCTGCGGGTCGAGCGGCTGTTCCGGGAGCTGTGGCGCAACACCGATCACACCGATCGCAGGCTCGCCAGGCACGTGCTCGAAGGCCGCTACACCTGGCTGGAGGAGGGCGTCGTCGATCCGTCCGGCGACGGTCCGTGGATCGCCGCCGCCGTTCCCGGCCCGTCCCAGCGGGAGAACGTCCACCGCCGTATGGGGTGAGCTGTCACTCGCGGTCCCGGGCCACGTGGCCCGGGACCGCCGTGCGTCGGCCCCTCACCACGGTGGCGAGCGCTCCGGCCGGCGACCGCGCCCGCCGGCCGGCTACGGACAGCGCCAGCAGCCCGCCGTGCGCGTCCCGGGGACGGTCCCGTCCCCCAGGCGTCGCGGGGCGTGGCCGGTCGGCCCCGCATCGGGAGTTCCAGCCACCGCACCGCCGGGCGCATGACTCGTCCGCACGATGCGCGGATGACAGGATGGGCGGGACGGTTTCACGCCTGGAGGTGTCCTGTGACCAACGGTCCTGCCGAGAGCCCTGTCACGGCGCTCCAGCCGCTACGGGCCGAGGACGAGGTCGTCCAGCTGTGCCACGACCTGATCCGGATCGACACCAGCAACTACGGCGACTCGTCTGGCCCCGGTGAGCGGGCCGCCGCCGAATACGTCGCCGAGAAGCTGTCCGAGGTGGGGCTGGACGTCCAGATCTTCGAGTCCGAGCCGGGGCGGGCGAGCGTGGTGACGCGTGTCGAGGGCACGGACCCCAGCCGCCCGGCCCTGCTGATCCACGGCCACCTGGACGTCGTGCCGGCCCGCGCCGAGGACTGGACCGTGCATCCCTTCTCCGGTGAGGTGCGCGACGGCTGCGTCTGGGGTCGCGGCGCGGTCGACATGAAGGACATGGACGCGATGGTGCTCGCGGTCGTCCGGGACCGGCTGCGGACCGGGCGCAAGCCCCCGCGCGACATCGTGCTCGCGTTTCTGGCTGACGAGGAGGCCGGCGGGGTGCTCGGAGCCCGCTGGCTGGTCGACCACGAGCCGGAGCTGTTCGAGGGTTGCACCGAGGCCATCGGCGAGGTCGGCGGGTACTCGTTCACGGTCCACGACGACCTGCGGCTGTACCTCATCGAGACCGCCGAGAAGGGCATCGCCTGGATGAAGCTCACCGCAGCCGGGCGCGCCGGGCACGGCTCGATGGTCAATGACGACAACGCGGTCACCGAGCTGTGCGAGGCCGTGGCGCGACTCGGCCGGTACGAGTTCCCGGTGCGGATCACTAAGACCGTACGGACGTTCCTGGAAGAGGTCTGCGCGGCGCTCGGGATCGAGTTGGACCCGGACGACCTGGAGAGCACGATCGCCCGGCTGGGCCCGATCGCGCGGATCATCGGCGCGACGATCCGCAACACGGT carries:
- a CDS encoding polysaccharide deacetylase family protein; this translates as MTADPVTAAVMTGMAHRPGRWVALTLDDGPHPRYTPQVLALLRQYRVRATFCLIGTQVRAHPELVRQIVADGHWLCDHTMTHDDRLRRRPDDRVQYEIGAAKRLIEQVAPGARVRYFRAPGGNWSPRLTTAAAAQEMQPLGWSVDPRDWERGRSAASIVRQVHRQLAPGSVILLHDGGGNRAATVAALRVLIPQLLRAGYSFGPPA
- a CDS encoding substrate-binding domain-containing protein, giving the protein MKLGLISGVVTVAALLGVGGWALSQEGVPSCSEITIAAAPDIAPSLQRIAAGYGERLQESCAEVTVEAVEPEKVARDLAESGTTTPSTLPDVWIPDSSLWLTQARSTPHGALITPDKGASVATSAVVLAMAEPRARPLGWPNLQVTWAQAVQRFRVALPDPTRNAVGLAALIAAQPTAASSPQDHTAYLALLRGLAPRTSPRVTDLVNQVTRTAGRSSEAVAFPVSEQTVWRHNSSNGTASRLAAIYPSDGTPSLDYPYLVLGRGENRAAEEFRRYLITTDARRSLLRDGFRGPDGVPGPQLSRDKGVDPTLPKPVLTPADAAGFALRAWRTATTEQRG
- a CDS encoding glutamate--cysteine ligase family protein, giving the protein MGDKLEKTEFTREDRAQYRKKVKRCLEVLERMLQENRFEKHRKLIGLEIELNLADDRGHPRMMNEEVLARIASQDFQTELGQFNIEVNVAPHKLVGTVFSELTEELRTSLNYADRKANELGGQIIMIGILPTLMDTHMSAENFSRNARYALLNEQIINVRGEDIHLSIEGVEKLQTSVSSILPEAGCTSVQFHLQVDPEAFASYWNAAQAAVGAQIALGANSPFLFGRELWRETRTVLFEQATDTRTEELIAQGVRPRVWFGERWIGSVLDLFHENVRYFPALLPLCEDEDPVDVLEHGGVPHLRELRLHNGTVYRWNRPVYDVARGKPHLRVENRVLPAGPTVVDTIANAAFYYGLVRTLAEEECPVWMRMSFSAAAQNFHTAARHGIDAELYWPGLGTMPATELVLRKLLPMAYEGLDAWRIEPAERDLYLGIIEQRCLTRTNGAAWQSRMFHYCYETKRMDRIEALETMTRRYSELMRGNEPVHTWPVD
- a CDS encoding tyrosine-type recombinase/integrase, whose product is MIVEGELVPVAARLPGSAGSRPTVERLAAAFLLSHQGNTREAYQRDLAHFAAWCARHEVDMLAVTRAHLDAYTEQQRRDGAAPATISRRLSALSGFYAYAVEEGVLARNPAARVRRPKVGDNVQSTGLSKEEAVILLDAAEAHSPRTAVVVQLLLLLGLRVSELCRARVEDLGYERGHRVLTVTRKGGRRQRMVIPPRAIDALERYLAGRDSGPLVATATGRPMDRHAVWRLLRRLARDCLPHLADRLHPHDLRHACATLALDAGAELRDVQDLLGHADPRTTRRYDRARHNLDRSPTYAVAGLLAGRR
- the bioA gene encoding adenosylmethionine--8-amino-7-oxononanoate transaminase yields the protein MDAAIDPAIDTGKLLAFDREHIWHPYTAVPPPYPVYPVVAASGVRLRLADGRELVDGMSSWWAAIHGYNHPVLNQAVRDQLDAMAHVMFGGLTHPPAVRLAELLVALTPEPLTRVFFCDSGSVSVEVAIKMAVQYWYALGRPRKSRLLTVRGGYHGDTFAAMSVCDPVNGMHHLFSGVLPRHLFAPEPPAGFDTPFEESHVAELAGLLDAHREEVAAVILEPVVQGAGGMRFYSPAYLKRVRELCDAYDVLLICDEIATGFGRTGRLFASEHAGISPDIMCLGKALTGGYLTLAATLTTERVAETVNRTGALMHGPTFMANPLACAVAAASVELLLSQPWQEKITTIEGWLREGLAPARDLPAVADVRVLGAIGVIETREPVDLATFQPLLVEQGIWIRPFGRLVYTMPPYVIDEADCALVTSGMVNAVARLGG
- a CDS encoding acetoacetate decarboxylase family protein, producing the protein MAYPPAPWRLCGQLYGSVWRVPAADLPGPLPPGTRPVTFGRHGVVVTAWVDYQAGGVLRYHELLTLVLLRSGAAPLATVTRIWVDSPESRDGGRELWGFPKELARFELVHEPVFRATAYAGERELARGGFRAWLALPGRVPLRGQVVQELAGRALRTRAVMSGRVELGSGRLAAAPDGPLGFLAGRRPLASFAVRDFRLLFG
- a CDS encoding acyl-CoA dehydrogenase family protein, giving the protein MTAVTTPGPGQQPTEPTRPTPPTQVGEHEARQVAEAARETVWRKPSFAKELFLGRFRLNQIHPHPRATEEARLKGEAFLRKLRAFCETIDGRRIEREARIPDEVVRGLKELGAFGMKIDEKYGGLGLSQVYYNRALMLVGSASPAIGALLSAHQSIGVPQPLKLFGTEEQKRRFLPRLAAGEISAFLLTEPDVGSDPARLATTAVPTEDGSAYLLNGVKLWTTNGVVADLLVVMARVPRGEGHPGGITAFVVEADSPGITVENRNAFMGLRGIENGVTRFHDVRVPAENRIGQEGQGLKIALTTLNTGRLSLPAMCAGAAKWCVKIAREWSDARVQWGRPIAQHEAIAQKIAFMAATTFAMEAVLDLSSQLADDATNDIRIEAALAKLYGSEMAWLIADELVQIRGGRGYETAESLAARGERAVPAEQLLRDMRINRIFEGSTEIMHLFIAREAVDTHLSVAGDIIEPDKPFPVKARAAARAAVFYAGWLPKLLAGKGTLPGAYGEFGPLARHVRYVERASRKLARSTFYGMARWQGRLQWKQAFLARVVDIGAELFAMSAACVRARMLRDDEPEHADAAYELADAFCCQARLRVERLFRELWRNTDHTDRRLARHVLEGRYTWLEEGVVDPSGDGPWIAAAVPGPSQRENVHRRMG
- a CDS encoding M20/M25/M40 family metallo-hydrolase, whose protein sequence is MTNGPAESPVTALQPLRAEDEVVQLCHDLIRIDTSNYGDSSGPGERAAAEYVAEKLSEVGLDVQIFESEPGRASVVTRVEGTDPSRPALLIHGHLDVVPARAEDWTVHPFSGEVRDGCVWGRGAVDMKDMDAMVLAVVRDRLRTGRKPPRDIVLAFLADEEAGGVLGARWLVDHEPELFEGCTEAIGEVGGYSFTVHDDLRLYLIETAEKGIAWMKLTAAGRAGHGSMVNDDNAVTELCEAVARLGRYEFPVRITKTVRTFLEEVCAALGIELDPDDLESTIARLGPIARIIGATIRNTVNPTMLDAGYKVNVIPSQASAYVDGRFLPGYEEEFFAQVDEALGPGVTREFVHHDIAVETGFDGALVEAMSAALRAEDPGARAVPYCLSGGTDAKSFSRLGMRCFGFAPLRLPPDLDFAGMFHGVDERVPVEGLRFGVRVLDRFIDGC